Proteins encoded in a region of the Frondihabitans sp. 762G35 genome:
- a CDS encoding amidohydrolase family protein encodes MVVDSHVHVWDLERVDYAWPNDSVPSIFRSFDLDEVAPSLRRAGVDSVVLVQADDSDADTDGMLRAADAHPEVRGVVAYVPLDRPQEARDRLSALRRDPRVVGVRTLIHDRADPDWILRPEVDEGLGVLEEAGVPFDYVAVLPRHLEHLPGIGERHPGLRLVVDHLAKPPIDDPASGRWPGTLWRDLMARAAENPLVSAKVSGLYSATADPAAWSTDSVRPFVDAALDLFGADRLMYGGDWPVSITAGGYDRCWDALSAIFTTWSTAEREAVLGGTAKRFYALSR; translated from the coding sequence GTGGTCGTCGACTCGCACGTGCACGTCTGGGACCTCGAGCGCGTCGACTACGCGTGGCCGAACGACAGCGTGCCGTCGATCTTCCGCTCGTTCGACCTCGACGAGGTGGCCCCGTCGCTCCGGCGCGCGGGGGTCGACTCCGTGGTGCTCGTCCAGGCGGACGACAGCGACGCCGACACCGACGGGATGCTCCGCGCGGCCGACGCCCACCCGGAGGTCCGGGGCGTCGTCGCGTACGTGCCCCTCGATCGACCGCAGGAGGCCCGGGACCGCCTCTCCGCGCTGCGACGCGACCCGCGCGTGGTCGGCGTCCGCACCCTGATCCACGACCGGGCCGACCCCGACTGGATCCTGCGCCCCGAGGTCGACGAGGGGCTCGGCGTCCTCGAGGAGGCCGGTGTGCCCTTCGACTACGTCGCCGTCCTGCCTCGGCACCTGGAGCACCTGCCCGGGATCGGCGAGCGGCACCCCGGGCTGCGCCTCGTCGTCGACCACCTCGCGAAACCGCCGATCGACGATCCGGCGAGCGGGCGCTGGCCGGGGACGCTCTGGCGCGACCTGATGGCGCGGGCGGCCGAGAACCCGCTCGTCTCGGCGAAGGTGTCGGGCCTCTACTCGGCCACCGCGGATCCTGCGGCCTGGTCGACCGATAGCGTGCGCCCCTTCGTCGACGCCGCCCTCGACCTCTTCGGGGCGGACCGCCTGATGTACGGCGGCGACTGGCCGGTGTCGATCACGGCCGGAGGCTACGACCGCTGCTGGGACGCCCTCTCGGCGATCTTCACGACCTGGTCGACGGCCGAGCGGGAGGCCGTCCTCGGCGGCACCGCGAAGCGCTTCTACGCCCTGTCCCGCTGA
- a CDS encoding SDR family oxidoreductase — MTGPFDLTGKRAVVTGAKRGIGLAMAVALAEAGADIVGVSATLEPSGSEVAARVEALGRTFEAHAVDFADRAAVEDFARRVQADGPVDVLLNNAGTIERFPATEHPLNRWDHVIDVDLSNQFALTQAIGRGMLERGSGKIVFTASLLSFQGGINVAAYTAAKSGVVGLVKALSNEWSGRGVQVNAIAPGYIRTDNTQALQDDEARSRAILDRIPAGRWGRADDLAGAAVFLASSASDYVSGITLPVDGGWLGR, encoded by the coding sequence GTGACCGGACCGTTCGACCTCACGGGCAAGCGCGCCGTCGTCACCGGCGCCAAGCGCGGGATCGGCCTCGCCATGGCCGTGGCCCTCGCCGAGGCCGGAGCCGACATCGTCGGTGTCAGCGCCACCCTGGAGCCGTCCGGCAGCGAGGTCGCCGCGCGCGTCGAGGCCCTCGGGCGGACGTTCGAGGCCCACGCCGTCGACTTCGCCGACCGAGCCGCGGTCGAGGACTTCGCCCGGCGCGTCCAGGCCGACGGCCCTGTCGACGTCCTCCTCAACAACGCCGGGACCATCGAGCGGTTCCCCGCCACCGAGCACCCCCTGAACCGCTGGGACCACGTGATCGACGTCGACCTCTCGAACCAGTTCGCGCTCACCCAGGCGATCGGTCGGGGGATGCTCGAGCGCGGCTCCGGCAAGATCGTCTTCACGGCGTCGCTGCTCAGCTTCCAGGGCGGCATCAACGTCGCGGCCTACACGGCGGCGAAATCGGGGGTCGTCGGCCTCGTGAAGGCCCTCTCGAACGAGTGGTCGGGGCGCGGTGTCCAGGTGAACGCCATCGCACCGGGCTACATCCGCACCGACAACACGCAGGCCCTGCAGGACGACGAGGCGCGCTCGCGGGCCATCCTCGACCGGATACCGGCCGGCCGGTGGGGTCGCGCCGACGACCTGGCGGGCGCCGCGGTGTTCCTCGCCTCGAGCGCGTCCGACTACGTGTCGGGGATCACCCTGCCCGTCGACGGGGGCTGGCTCGGGCGGTGA
- a CDS encoding SDR family NAD(P)-dependent oxidoreductase: MTELDDAVVLVLGASGGLGSRIAALLEERGAVVVRGGSPAGGLTGENAYLADLRDRAGAGSLVQAALAAHGRLDGVIVAAGAVAFGPASTLADDTLDELFAINALAPIRVIRDSFAPLAASSEAGRKPFVITLSGVVSEAPTSGMAAYSAAKSALGAFVQATSREYRRSGIRLLDARPGHTETELSKHPIAGEAPAFGESHSPDAVAERIVRAIVDDEKDLPSTAF; the protein is encoded by the coding sequence ATGACAGAACTCGACGACGCGGTCGTCCTCGTCCTCGGCGCATCCGGCGGTCTCGGCTCCCGGATCGCGGCCCTCCTCGAAGAACGCGGCGCCGTGGTGGTCCGCGGCGGGAGCCCCGCCGGCGGCCTCACGGGGGAGAACGCCTACCTGGCGGATCTCCGCGACAGGGCGGGAGCCGGCTCCCTCGTCCAGGCCGCGCTGGCGGCCCACGGCCGCCTCGACGGCGTGATCGTGGCGGCCGGTGCCGTGGCCTTCGGCCCGGCGTCGACACTCGCCGACGACACCCTCGACGAGCTCTTCGCGATCAACGCGCTCGCGCCGATCCGGGTGATCCGCGACTCCTTCGCACCGCTCGCCGCCTCCTCCGAGGCCGGACGGAAGCCGTTCGTGATCACGCTCAGCGGCGTCGTCTCGGAGGCGCCCACGAGCGGGATGGCGGCGTACTCCGCGGCGAAGTCGGCGCTCGGCGCCTTCGTGCAGGCCACGTCGAGGGAGTACCGCCGGAGCGGCATCCGACTGCTCGACGCCCGCCCCGGCCACACCGAGACGGAGCTGTCGAAGCACCCGATCGCCGGCGAGGCCCCCGCCTTCGGCGAGAGCCACTCCCCGGACGCCGTCGCGGAGCGCATCGTCCGTGCCATCGTCGACGACGAGAAGGATCTCCCCAGCACGGCGTTCTGA
- a CDS encoding FBP domain-containing protein, translated as MKPLTEEDIRSSFVNAMPGDLDRLPIPGLHEMLWDEREFLGWRDSQAHLRGYIVHWMDDRPVGLVVRTASSALRPGIAAMCSLCHSPQPATQVRLFTAPRAGEAGLNGNTLGTYICEDLACSLLIRVAPPHLNPPSRIAERAAGLAERVQNFTADIMKTA; from the coding sequence GTGAAGCCGCTGACCGAGGAAGACATCCGTTCGTCATTCGTGAACGCGATGCCCGGCGACCTCGATCGCCTGCCGATCCCCGGGCTCCACGAGATGCTCTGGGACGAGCGCGAGTTCCTCGGATGGCGCGACAGCCAGGCGCATCTCCGCGGTTACATCGTCCACTGGATGGACGACCGGCCCGTCGGCCTCGTCGTCCGGACGGCCTCCAGCGCCCTCCGCCCCGGCATCGCCGCGATGTGCTCCCTCTGCCACTCGCCCCAGCCCGCCACGCAGGTGCGGCTCTTCACCGCGCCCCGCGCGGGCGAGGCCGGCCTGAACGGCAACACGCTCGGCACCTACATCTGCGAGGACCTCGCGTGCTCGCTGCTCATCCGCGTCGCCCCACCGCACCTGAACCCGCCGTCGCGGATCGCGGAGCGCGCAGCGGGGCTCGCGGAGCGCGTGCAGAACTTCACGGCCGACATCATGAAGACGGCCTGA
- a CDS encoding aldo/keto reductase yields the protein MTTQGRGVDLTELGFGAAQFGNLYREVSDEDVRGAFDAAWEAGVRYFDTAPHYGLGLSERRLGALLRQKPRDEFTISTKVGKLLVDNPGGGTSQDDEGFAVPATLRRQWDFSADGVKRSLESSLDRLGLDRVDVVYVHDPDDFGEQVIREALPALVDLREQGVVGAIGAGMNQSALPTEFVRRADVDLIMLAGRYSLLEQGALDDLIPAALENGVGIVAAGAYNSGLLATARPPRDAMYNYDRVPPALLERAWAIADVCEEHGVTLPEAALAFPRRHPAVVSVVLGMRDRRQAEENVRRFSVDVPDDLWPDLVARGLLDERSVSADVPLTPNGSRS from the coding sequence GTGACAACTCAAGGGCGAGGGGTCGACCTGACGGAGCTCGGGTTCGGTGCCGCTCAATTCGGCAACCTCTATCGGGAGGTCAGCGACGAGGACGTGAGAGGCGCCTTCGACGCCGCGTGGGAGGCTGGTGTCCGGTACTTCGACACGGCCCCCCACTACGGTCTCGGCCTCTCCGAGCGCCGTCTGGGCGCCCTCCTCCGGCAGAAGCCGCGCGACGAGTTCACGATCTCCACCAAGGTCGGGAAACTGCTCGTGGACAACCCCGGCGGCGGGACGTCGCAGGACGACGAGGGCTTCGCCGTCCCGGCGACCCTCCGCCGGCAGTGGGACTTCAGCGCCGACGGAGTCAAGCGCTCGCTGGAGTCGAGCCTCGACCGGCTCGGGCTCGACCGGGTCGACGTCGTCTACGTGCACGATCCCGACGACTTCGGCGAGCAGGTGATCCGGGAGGCCCTCCCGGCGCTCGTCGACCTCCGCGAGCAGGGAGTCGTCGGGGCCATCGGTGCCGGCATGAACCAGTCGGCGCTGCCGACCGAGTTCGTGCGTCGCGCCGACGTCGACCTCATCATGCTGGCCGGCCGGTATTCGCTCCTCGAGCAGGGTGCGCTCGACGACCTGATACCGGCCGCGCTGGAGAACGGGGTGGGAATCGTCGCCGCCGGGGCCTACAACTCCGGGCTGCTGGCGACGGCGAGACCACCCCGCGACGCCATGTACAACTACGACCGGGTCCCGCCCGCCCTGCTCGAGCGCGCCTGGGCGATCGCGGACGTCTGCGAGGAGCACGGCGTCACGCTCCCGGAGGCGGCACTCGCCTTCCCCCGACGCCACCCGGCCGTCGTGTCCGTCGTGCTGGGGATGCGCGACCGACGCCAGGCCGAGGAGAACGTCCGACGATTCTCCGTCGACGTGCCCGACGACCTCTGGCCGGACCTCGTGGCGAGAGGTCTCCTCGACGAGCGCTCCGTCTCCGCCGACGTCCCCCTGACACCGAACGGCTCCCGCTCATGA
- a CDS encoding extracellular solute-binding protein, protein MTATLLGRSGDSFEASIRAQELPPGLLADRWLSLSELERTLFDTDACASGDVDLVLVPADWLPRLAARGAIRALDPLLSASPPQGWPEAWSSAFTDVVAFASAEAISVEATTGAGVWGLPFHDGPPLLVYRRDLFESPDERRAYRERFGEDLVPARTWRDFERQASWFTRPDDDLFGTVFAGAPDGHNDVYDLVTQIRLRGGDVLDGRRPAFGGRAGVEALAFLRRHLVEHPTVPPEAIDLDSVHSGAAFAAGRVALMLNWAGYAHAAEGPGSRVAGRVGVALAPTADDGSATTVVNAFWALAVTSGARHVEEAWAVARECLSERGDLATTRAGSSGTRLGTWRDPGILRRSPAFALFERAHENSRPLPMVEELPVLVAVLDDLYDRVVRRGEEAEGALEEAVAQATEAMARDSADV, encoded by the coding sequence ATGACCGCCACCCTGCTCGGACGCTCCGGCGACAGCTTCGAGGCGTCCATCCGGGCGCAGGAGCTGCCGCCCGGCCTCCTCGCCGACCGCTGGCTCTCTCTCTCCGAGCTCGAGCGGACCCTCTTCGACACCGACGCCTGCGCGAGCGGCGACGTCGACCTCGTGCTCGTCCCCGCCGACTGGCTGCCGCGGTTGGCGGCACGCGGGGCGATCAGGGCTCTCGACCCGCTGCTCTCCGCTTCTCCGCCTCAGGGGTGGCCCGAGGCGTGGTCGTCGGCGTTCACCGACGTCGTCGCGTTCGCCTCCGCCGAAGCCATCTCCGTCGAGGCGACGACCGGCGCCGGCGTCTGGGGTCTCCCCTTCCACGACGGGCCGCCCCTCCTCGTCTATCGGCGCGACCTCTTCGAGTCGCCCGACGAGCGACGCGCCTATCGCGAGCGCTTCGGCGAGGACCTCGTCCCGGCTCGGACCTGGCGCGACTTCGAACGGCAGGCCTCGTGGTTCACCCGCCCCGACGACGACCTCTTCGGCACCGTCTTCGCCGGCGCTCCCGACGGACACAACGACGTCTACGACCTCGTGACGCAGATCCGGCTCCGGGGCGGCGACGTGCTCGACGGTCGTCGACCGGCCTTCGGCGGGCGCGCAGGAGTCGAGGCCCTGGCCTTCCTGCGCCGTCACCTCGTCGAGCATCCCACCGTGCCGCCCGAGGCCATCGACCTCGACAGCGTGCACAGCGGGGCCGCCTTCGCGGCGGGTCGCGTCGCGCTCATGCTCAACTGGGCCGGCTACGCCCACGCGGCGGAGGGGCCGGGGAGCCGCGTGGCCGGGCGCGTCGGCGTGGCGCTCGCCCCGACGGCGGACGACGGGTCCGCCACCACCGTGGTCAACGCGTTCTGGGCCCTCGCGGTCACCTCCGGGGCGCGGCACGTCGAGGAGGCGTGGGCGGTCGCCCGGGAGTGCCTCTCCGAGCGGGGGGACCTCGCGACGACGCGGGCCGGATCGTCGGGCACCCGGCTCGGCACCTGGCGGGATCCGGGCATCCTGCGGAGGAGCCCCGCCTTCGCGCTCTTCGAGAGGGCTCACGAGAACTCGCGGCCCCTGCCGATGGTCGAGGAGCTGCCCGTCCTCGTGGCCGTCCTCGACGACCTCTACGACCGCGTCGTCCGACGCGGCGAAGAGGCCGAGGGGGCTCTGGAGGAGGCCGTCGCACAGGCCACCGAAGCCATGGCGAGAGATTCAGCGGATGTTTAG
- a CDS encoding zinc-dependent alcohol dehydrogenase, which yields MLSANYVGNGTIDLREAVPRDPGPGEVQIEVAYTGLCGTDLHILHGHMDARVSLPAVIGHEMSGRVAAVGAGVTAWAPGDAVTVMPLDWDGTCPACLAGNEHICQNLDFIGIDSPGALQPLWTVPEGVLVRLPDTLSLEHAALVEPVAVSVHDVRRSGLVPGERAVVIGGGPIGVLIATSAREFGGEVVVVEIDPTRRQAVADLGFTTLDPTAVDQVAWVTEWTDGAGADVVFEVSGAAAAVLGATALCKVRGRLVVVAIHPDPRPVDLQRLFWRELTIIGARVYRREDFETAVDLLDRGVVPAEHLITSIVPLDRTADAFAELAAGRAMKILVDVQSGREASPAGAGTAVSASGSASASSAAGGAA from the coding sequence ATGCTCAGCGCCAACTACGTCGGGAACGGCACCATCGATCTCCGCGAGGCCGTGCCCCGCGACCCCGGACCGGGCGAGGTCCAGATCGAGGTCGCCTACACCGGCCTCTGCGGGACCGACCTCCACATCCTGCACGGCCACATGGACGCCCGCGTGTCGCTGCCCGCCGTCATCGGCCACGAGATGTCCGGTCGCGTGGCCGCGGTCGGCGCAGGAGTCACGGCCTGGGCTCCGGGAGACGCCGTCACCGTGATGCCCCTCGACTGGGACGGCACCTGCCCGGCGTGCCTCGCCGGCAACGAGCACATCTGTCAGAACCTCGACTTCATCGGCATCGACTCCCCCGGTGCCCTGCAACCGCTGTGGACCGTGCCCGAGGGCGTGCTCGTCCGCCTGCCGGACACCCTCTCGCTCGAGCACGCCGCGCTCGTCGAGCCGGTCGCCGTCTCGGTGCACGACGTGCGGCGCTCCGGCCTCGTCCCGGGAGAGCGCGCCGTCGTGATCGGCGGGGGCCCGATCGGCGTCCTCATCGCCACCTCCGCCCGGGAGTTCGGCGGCGAGGTCGTCGTCGTCGAGATCGACCCGACCCGCCGCCAGGCCGTCGCCGACCTGGGCTTCACGACCCTCGACCCCACCGCCGTCGACCAGGTCGCCTGGGTCACCGAGTGGACGGACGGCGCCGGAGCCGACGTCGTCTTCGAGGTCTCCGGAGCCGCGGCCGCCGTCCTCGGCGCGACGGCGCTCTGCAAGGTCCGCGGGCGCCTCGTCGTCGTCGCCATCCACCCCGATCCGCGACCCGTCGACCTCCAGCGTCTCTTCTGGCGCGAACTGACGATCATCGGCGCGCGCGTCTACCGGCGCGAGGACTTCGAGACGGCCGTCGACCTGCTCGACCGCGGCGTCGTTCCGGCCGAGCACCTCATCACGTCGATCGTGCCGCTCGATCGGACCGCCGACGCCTTCGCCGAGCTCGCCGCCGGCCGCGCGATGAAGATCCTCGTCGACGTGCAGTCCGGCCGCGAGGCGTCGCCGGCCGGTGCCGGGACCGCCGTGTCCGCATCCGGGTCCGCATCCGCCTCGTCCGCCGCGGGGGGCGCCGCGTGA
- a CDS encoding L-fuconate dehydratase, giving the protein MTIITAVQTFDVRFPTSLSADGSDAMNKDGDYSAAYVVLRTDDPALSGYGFTFTIGRGNDLCVSAAEQRALPLVGRDVDEIVNDLGGLYRELQGDSQLRWLGPDKGVIHLALAAVMNAVWDLAARVAGKPLWRLLTDMTPEQLVEVADLRYLSDALTRDEAVALLTELAPTRGERIAELESSGYPCYTTSAGWLGYSDAKLRRLCQEAVDAGYRHIKLKVGANREDDHRRLRIAREVIGWDADLMIDANQVWDVPEAIEWVNSLAEFKPLWIEEPTSPDDVLGHAAVRRAVSPIGVASGEHGMNRVLFKQMFQAGALDFCQLDAARLGSINEILAVYLLAKKFGVPVCPHAGGVGLCELVQHLSIFDYVAVSGSLEGRVTEFVDHLHEHFVEPCIVEDGAYTLPTAPGYSAEMYEGSVAEYSFPHGSYWVSARESDDVAVVADRERLASSRVA; this is encoded by the coding sequence ATGACCATCATCACCGCAGTCCAGACCTTCGACGTCCGGTTCCCGACCTCGCTGTCGGCCGACGGCTCCGACGCCATGAACAAGGACGGCGACTACTCCGCCGCCTACGTCGTGCTCCGCACCGACGACCCCGCCCTGAGCGGCTACGGCTTCACGTTCACCATCGGCCGGGGCAACGACCTCTGCGTCTCGGCCGCCGAGCAGCGCGCCCTGCCCCTGGTCGGGCGCGACGTCGACGAGATCGTGAACGACCTCGGCGGCCTCTACCGCGAGCTCCAGGGAGATTCGCAGCTCCGCTGGCTCGGGCCGGACAAGGGCGTGATCCATCTCGCGCTCGCCGCCGTGATGAACGCGGTCTGGGACCTCGCCGCCCGCGTCGCCGGGAAGCCGCTCTGGCGGCTCCTGACCGACATGACGCCCGAGCAGCTCGTCGAGGTCGCCGATCTGCGCTACCTCTCCGACGCGCTCACCCGCGACGAGGCGGTGGCGCTCCTGACCGAGCTCGCCCCCACGCGCGGAGAGCGGATCGCCGAGCTCGAGAGCAGCGGCTACCCCTGCTACACGACGAGCGCGGGCTGGCTCGGATACTCCGACGCGAAGCTCCGGCGCCTCTGCCAGGAGGCCGTCGACGCCGGGTACCGCCACATCAAGCTGAAGGTCGGAGCGAACCGCGAGGACGACCACCGCCGCCTCCGGATCGCCCGCGAGGTGATCGGCTGGGACGCCGACCTCATGATCGACGCCAACCAGGTCTGGGACGTCCCCGAGGCCATCGAGTGGGTGAACTCCCTCGCGGAGTTCAAGCCGCTCTGGATCGAGGAGCCGACGAGCCCCGACGACGTGCTCGGTCACGCGGCCGTGCGGCGCGCGGTGAGCCCGATCGGCGTCGCCTCGGGGGAGCACGGCATGAACCGGGTGCTCTTCAAGCAGATGTTCCAGGCGGGTGCGCTCGACTTCTGCCAGCTCGACGCCGCTCGTCTCGGCAGCATCAACGAGATCCTCGCGGTCTACCTGCTGGCCAAGAAGTTCGGGGTCCCGGTCTGCCCTCACGCCGGCGGGGTCGGGCTCTGCGAGCTCGTCCAGCATCTCTCGATCTTCGACTACGTCGCCGTCTCGGGCTCGCTCGAGGGGCGCGTCACGGAGTTCGTCGACCACCTCCACGAGCACTTCGTCGAACCCTGCATCGTCGAGGACGGCGCTTACACGCTGCCGACCGCGCCCGGCTACAGCGCGGAGATGTACGAGGGCTCCGTCGCGGAGTACTCGTTCCCACACGGGTCGTACTGGGTCTCCGCGCGCGAGTCCGACGACGTGGCGGTCGTCGCCGACCGCGAGCGTCTCGCCTCGTCGCGCGTCGCCTGA